Within Mycobacterium heckeshornense, the genomic segment ATGGCCATGCTCGCGGTGCTGTCGGTGCTCTACGCCGGCTACGTCCGGTGGCACATCCGGATCAAGCGCTAAGACTCAAGCGCTGAGACTGTCCAGCGCGTACTCGCTCACCGCAATGAGCGCGTCGGTCGCCGAGCGGCGGTCGCGGGCATCGATGTTGATCACCGGGATGTGGTCGGGCAGTGTCAGCGCTTTGCGCACTTCGTCAACCGGATACCTTGGCGCCCCGTCGAATTCGTTGACCGCGATCAGGAACGGTAGCCGGCGGTGCTCGAAAAAGTCGACGGCGGCGAAGCTGTCCTCAAGACGCCGGCAGTCGACGAGGATGACGGCGCCGATCGCGCCGCGCACCAAATCGTCCCACATGAACCAGAACCGGCGTTGGCCCGGCGTGCCGAACAGGTAGAGCACCAGATCCTCATCCAGCGTGATCCGTCCGAAGTCCATCGCCACCGTGGTGGTGCGCTTGGCCGGCGTGGCCTCCAGCATGTCGACGCCGGCGGACGTGTCGGTGACCATCGCCTCGGTGCGCAGCGGCATGATCTCCGACACCGCGCCCACAAACGTCGTCTTGCCGACCCCGAAGCCGCCCGCGATGACGATCTTCGTCGAGGCGGCGTTGCGCCTCTCAGAGTGCTCGTAGGCCACGCAGCGTCCTTCCTATCAATTCACGGCGTTCGTCTTGAGTGGAGTGGTCATTCAGCGTCGGCTGCACCCGAAGGTAGCCGGAGGTCACCAGATCGCCGACCAGGACCCGCGCGACGCCCAACGGCACATCCAGGCGCGCCGAGATTTCCGCGACCGAGGGGCTTTTGGTGCAAAGCTGGATGATTTTGCCCCGCATATCGTGTGGTGGCCATTGGTGAAACAGGGCCGATCGCAGCGTCTGCACCGGCGCTTCCAGCGGCAACTCGACGCTGGGGCTGGTCCGTCCAGCGGTCAGCGTGTAGGGGCGGACCAGACTCGCCTCATGCGCGCGGGGCGGCGGCTCGCGGCTGTCCATCGCGGCTCACGAGGATAACGATGCCCGTCGGGACGACTGCACCACGCCGCCCACCCGTTCCACCAGGATGGCCATCTCGTAACCGATCTGACCGATGTCGCACGAGGTTGCGGCCAGCGCTGCCAGATGCGAGCCGTCACCGACCCGCATCAGCAGCAGGTAACCGTGTTGCATCTCGACCACCGACTGCAGCACTTGACCGCCCTCGAACAACTGGGCGGCGCCAGTCGCGAGGCTGGCTAATCCCGAGGCCACCGCGGCCAGCTGATCGGCACGCTCCCGCGGCAGATGTTCGCTGGCGGCCATCAGCAGACCGTCGACGGACACCAGCACCGCATGCGACACCCCGGGGACCTCACGGGCGAAGTTCGACAGCAACCAACCCAACGAATTGTCGGAGGACGGGCCAGAAGAAAACGTCATTCGTGATCGGATCCTTCGGTTGTCTCACGGGCATGCGACCGGCCTGCGCGCACACCGCCGAAGTGGCTGCTCATGGAGGCCCGGATCGCCTCGGGGTCCGGCGGTGAAGCCTGGTGCCGACCCGAGTGAAATCCGCCGTTGGATGCTACCCCGTGGTCCTGGTCACTCTGGTGTCGCCCATGGCGGTTGGATGGTGCCACGGCGCCGTTGGCCTGTGACGTCTGCTGTGGTGCCGCATCCGGCACCGCGGTTCCGGGCACCAGCCGGGCACCGGGTTCCCGTACTGGAAGGCCATGAGCGGTGCGCGACCGGACGGGCACGTTCTCGACCTCGGCTGCTGTGGACCACCCGTGATCCCAGACCGACTTCCAGTCCAGGTCGGCGCTGCGGGCCAAGTCATGCGGATCGACCAGCCACTCCGACAGCATCCGTTGATAAATCACGTCTTCCTCGGGCCCCTTGGCCGGCGTGGGTAACTTCGCAGCGGCGGTCTTTGCGTCGCGGTCTTCAGCACCCGGGCCGCGTTGGTCGGCGGGGATTGCCCCCGCCCCGACCCCGATGCGGCCGCATCGTCGGCGCGCGCGGCCCCCGAGCGTGACGAAAAGTAGGCCGAGGTGTCCGAAACCCGTCCGGGCGCGGGTTGTTCCGCTGGCGACTCCTGGTCGGTCTGCGCCAGCCGCGTGGCAGGTTGCTCACGCCGCGGCAACTCTTCGGGCCGCCCGCCGGCTGCGGTGGGCGGAGCGGGAACGCCGGTGATGCCGCTGGAGCCAGGCTTGCGGCGTGGCAGCAGCGCCCCCGGTGGCCCGGTCGCGTGGGACCCGTTGCGGTCCGACGGCTCGGCGGCGACGGTTGCGCTACGTTCCGCGTCGTGCGCACGGCGAGCAGCCCGCGCAGGGGTTGTCTCCGCAGCCGCCGGTCCCCGCGAAAACGCGACACCGGTTCTCGCTGGCGGCGGAGCGCCACGCAGGCCGACGAGCACGTTGGGTGGCAGGTAGACCTCGGCCGTCGTCCCCGAACTGCCTTCGGGTGCCGAGCTGCGCAGCCGCACCCGCATGCCGTGTCGGTCGGCGAGCCGGCCCACCACGAAAAGACCCATGTGGCGGGCATTGTCGGGGGTAACCTCGCCGCCGGCACGCAACCTGATGTTGGCGATCCTGCGATCTCCGTCGGTCATGCCCAGCCCGGAGTCGACGATCTGCACCAGAACCCCGCCGTTGCGGTGCCACACCGCGGAAACCCGCACAGGTGAGGTGGGTGGCGAGTAGCGCAACGCGTTGT encodes:
- a CDS encoding GTP-binding protein, which codes for MAYEHSERRNAASTKIVIAGGFGVGKTTFVGAVSEIMPLRTEAMVTDTSAGVDMLEATPAKRTTTVAMDFGRITLDEDLVLYLFGTPGQRRFWFMWDDLVRGAIGAVILVDCRRLEDSFAAVDFFEHRRLPFLIAVNEFDGAPRYPVDEVRKALTLPDHIPVINIDARDRRSATDALIAVSEYALDSLSA
- a CDS encoding roadblock/LC7 domain-containing protein, whose protein sequence is MTFSSGPSSDNSLGWLLSNFAREVPGVSHAVLVSVDGLLMAASEHLPRERADQLAAVASGLASLATGAAQLFEGGQVLQSVVEMQHGYLLLMRVGDGSHLAALAATSCDIGQIGYEMAILVERVGGVVQSSRRASLSS
- a CDS encoding DUF742 domain-containing protein, with translation MDSREPPPRAHEASLVRPYTLTAGRTSPSVELPLEAPVQTLRSALFHQWPPHDMRGKIIQLCTKSPSVAEISARLDVPLGVARVLVGDLVTSGYLRVQPTLNDHSTQDERRELIGRTLRGLRAL